One region of Cryptococcus deuterogattii R265 chromosome 14, complete sequence genomic DNA includes:
- a CDS encoding amino acid transporter encodes METDAPKIYEMEDYDPKAAGSVDQTEIHISETGEGDIMRAKVLDSVNHRKLNARQIQLSSIAGAIGAALFVAIGSGVTAGPIALLIGFIFWATVVYSVAQCQLEIVSLFPLDGSFIRLAGRMVDPALGTMVGYNHFFAQTSFVIFEATVINTLVSYWGYSESPAILISVSLLLYLAINVYRADLFGEAEFWLALGKVLLAIGLILYTFITMVGGNPLKDRFGFRYWKDPGPWAGDSPSTRLESFINAVNTAGFCMGGPEYISMIAGEASDPRKTVPRAFKTIMARLVVFFIGGALCVGILVPYNDPTLVTGDGTYAGGSPYVISMNRLKIPVLPSIVTAALLTCIVSGGNAYTFNASRSLHALALDGKAPAVLRRLNKKGVPYLAVIVVMLLSCLAYLALGSTSAKVLNWILNFCTAATMLNWCVMAFTYVRFYSAMKTQNIDRKEFLPVYSKLQPFAGYWALFWACLFIWLQGYSVFLKGNWNVATFIFNYGIIALAGAIGLFFKIYQRTPFHKSKDVDLYSDLDFFDALDQHYQQKKDDLPPATVKDKIMAKLF; translated from the exons atggaaactGACGCCCCAAAAATCTATGAGATGGAGGACTATGATCCAAAGGCGGCCGGGTCTGTTGACCAGACAGAGATCCATATCAGTGAAACAGGAGAGGGAGACATCATGAGAGCTAAGGTGCTTGACTCGGTCAACCATCGGAAGCTCAATGCCCGACAGATCCAACTTTCATCCATTGCAGGAGCTATCGGCGCTGCTTTATTTGTGGCTATTGGTTCAGGGGTCACTGCGGGACCTATTGCTCTACTGATTG GCTTTATCTTTTGGGCCACAGTTGTTTACTCTGTCGCTCAATGTC AGCTGGAAATCGTCTCCTTATTTCCACTTGACGGATCTTTCATTCGTCTTGCCGGCCGAATGGTTGACCCTGCTTTGGGCACTATGGTTGGTTATAATCACTTT TTTGCCCAAACATCATTCGTCATCTTCGAAGCTACAGTAATAAATACCCTCGTATCCTATTGGGGCTACTCCGAATCGCCAGCCATCCTCATATctgtctctcttcttctatatCTGGCGATCAACGTATATCGCGCAGACCTATTCGGTGAAGCTGAAT TCTGGCTTGCTCTTGGTAAGGTCTTGCTAGCTATAGGCCTCATCTTGTACACATTCATCACAATGGTAGGGGGGAACCCCTTGAAAGA CCGTTTCGGCTTTAGATACTGGAAAGACCCCGGTCCCTGGGCTGGTGACTCCCCTTCCACACGCCTTGAATCATTCATCAACGCCGTCAACACTGCCGGCTTCTGTATGGGTGGACCCGAGTATATCTCGATGATTGCTGGTGAAGCATCCGACCCTCGAAAGACGGTGCCTAGGGCTTTCAAGACCATCATGGCTCGATTAGTTGTGTTTTTTATTGGGGGTGCTCTTTGTGTGGGTATCTTGGTGCCTTACAATGACCCAAC ACTTGTGACTGGCGACGGCACTTATGCTGGTGGCTCACCTTA TGTGATCTCAATGAATAGACTTAAAATTCCCGTCTTGCCCTCCATCGTCACCGCAGCCCTACTAACTTGTATCGTCTCTGGCGGTAATGCCTATACCTTCAACGCCTCTCGAAGCTTGCATGCTTTGGCGCTCGACGGTAAGGCTCCTGCTGTACTTCGTCGACTAAATAAAAA AGGTGTACCTTACCTGGCGGTTATTGTGGTGATGCTTCTCTCTTGCTTGGCCTACCTCGCTCTAGGATCCACTAGTGCAAAGGTTCTCAACTGGATCCTAAACTTTTGCACTGCTGCTACTATGCT CAACTGGTGTGTTATGGCATTCACCTATGTTCGCTTCTACAGTGCCATGAAAACTCAGAACATTGACCGAAAAGAATTTCTTCCGGTGTACTCCAAGTTGCAGCCTTTTGCCGGTTACTGGGCCCTGTTCTGGGCTTGCCTCTTCATTTGGCTCCAAGGATATTCAGTGTTTTTGAAAGGGAACTGGAATGTTGCTACATTTATTTTCAACTATGGTATT ATTGCTTTGGCTGGCGCGATCGGATTATTTTTCAAAATATACCAACGAACGCCTTTCCATAAGAGTAAAGATGTGGATCTTTATAGTGATCTTGACTTCTTTGATGCTCTTGACCAGCACtatcagcaaaagaaggacgaTTTGCCGCCAGCGACTGTCAAGGATAAGATTATGGCCAAGCTGTTTTAG
- a CDS encoding urea transporter, giving the protein MSSTALPQGAGYGVVIGMGLFFSLLMVGIAKLQTRYTSHKTSSAEEFNSASRSVPPGLIAAGIVSAWTWAATLLQSSATAYKFGISGPWWYASGAAIQVLLFAMISSKLKQHAPFCHTYLEIIKARWGQVAHLVFLFFALATNIIVSTMLILGGSATVTDLTGMNTVAACFLIPLGVSIYVLTGGMRATLIADYSHTLVLYCILISFALVAYATSPIIGSPSKMWELLNYAAEVNPISGNAQGSYLTMRSKSGLIFGVLNIVGNFGTVFNDQAYWQRAIASDPKTSVKAFLWGGIAWFGIPLGIATSLGLSAVALAHGTSTPIITLTADEVSAGLPAVKAASALMGQSGAIAMLILLFLAVTSACSAEQIAVSSILTYDIFATYILPNPSEKQILWVSHICIFGYALFMGAIATAFNYIGVSMGYLYELMGCIIGSAVVPIALCITWRKCSGTGACVGAVLGFCAGVAGWLGITSALNDGVINVTTTFGDYEMLTGNLLSIGIGGIITVAWSYIRPANFDWDITRSINNKEDFTLTENNEPSAEPPADDDEKERLDNGGEGFQGGVAPTRNTTHSTVEAQPTDMMKENEELQKAFRFAAIAALSLVVILIFVIPLPLFFTSHVYPVKGFTAWVCISLIWLFFGLGMVGIYPIWEARKGLMKVGKGIVTDVTRQN; this is encoded by the exons aTGTCGTCAACAGCTTTGCCTCAAGGGGCCGGCTACGGTGTCGTT ATTGGAATGGGCCTGTTCTTCAGTTTGCTGATGGTTGG CATCGCAAAACTTCAGACACGATACACATCTCACAAAACTTCTTCCGCTGAAGAATTCAACTCTGCCAGTCGAAGTGTTCCTCCCGGTTTGATTGCTGCTGGTATCGTCAGTGCTTGGACATGGGCCGCTACTCTTTTACAGTCTAGTGCTACCGC ATACAAGTTTGGTATCAGTGGTCCTTGGTGGTACGCTTCCGGTGCTGCCATCCAAgtccttctctttgccaTGATCTCCAGCAAGCTTAAGCAACACGCTCCCTTTTGCCATACCTATCTTGAAATCATCAAGGCTCGATGGGGCCAAGTTGCCCATCTTGTGTTTTTGTTCTTTGCCCTTGCGACCAACATTATCGTTTCCA CTATGCTTATTTTGGGGGGATCCGCTACCGTTACAGACCTTACCGGCATGAACACTGTTGCAGCTTGTTTCCTCATTCCCCTCGGTGTTTCCATTTACGTCCTGACGGGTGGTATGCGAGCCACTTTGATCGCCGACTACTCTCACACCCTCGTTCTCTACTGCATCTTGATTTCCTTCGCTCTCGTCGCCTATGCCACCTCTCCCATCATTGGCTCTCCATCCAAGATGTGGGAGCTGCTGAACTATGCGGCCGAGGTTAACCCTATCTCTGGCAACGCCCAAGGTTCTTACTTGACCATGAGATCCAAGAGTGGTTTGATTTTTGGCGTCCTTAACATTGTCG GTAACTTTGGTACTGTCTTCAATGACCAGGCTTACTGGCAACGAGCTATCGCTTCTGATCCCAAGACTTCGGTCAAGGCTTTTTTGTGGGGTGGTA TCGCCTGGTTCGGTATCCCCTTGGGTATTGCCACTTCTTTGGGACTTTCTGCGGTAGCCTTGGCCCATGGCACCTCCACTCCCATCATCACTTTGACTGCCGACGAAGTCTCCGCCGGTTTGCCCGCTGTTAAGG CTGCGAGTGCTCTCATGGGTCAATCTGGTGCCATCGCTATGCttatcctccttttccttgccgtCACCTCTGCCTGTTCCGCTGAGCAGATCGCTGTCTCTTCCATACTCACTTACGACATCTTTGCCACCTAcatccttcccaatcccTCTGAGAAACAAATCCTTTGGGTATCCCACATTTGTATTTTCGGCTATGCCTTATTCATGGGGGCGATTGCTACTGCCTTCAACTACATTGGTGTTAGCATGGGTTACCTCTATGAACTGATGGGCTGTATCATTGGAAGCGCTGTCGTCCCTATTGCCCTATGTATCACCTGGAGAAAATGCAGTGGTACCGGTGCTTGTGTCGGAGCCGTTTTGGGCTTCTGTGCCGGTGTTGCCGGTTGGTTGGGTATCACTTCTGCTCTTAACGACGGTGTCATCAACGTTACCACCACATTTGGCGACTATGAGATGCTTACTGGtaatctcctctccattGGTATCGGTGGAATCATCACCGTCGCTTGGTCTTACATCCGCCCCGCCAACTTTGACTGGGATATTACCCGATCTATCAATAACAAGGAGGATTTTACTCTGACAGAAAACAATGAGCCTTCAGCGGAGCCTCCTgcggatgacgatgaaaaggagaggcTCGACAATGGGGGTGAAGGGTTCCAAGGCGGTGTTGCGCCTACGAGGAACACTACTCACAGCACTGTTGAGGCTCAACCTACCGAtatgatgaaggaaaacGAGGAATTGCAAAAAGCTTTCAGGTTTGCTGCCATTGCCGCTCTTTCGTTAGTTGTCATTCTTATCTTT GTCATCCCCCTCCCCTTATTTTTCACATCACACGTCTACCCCGTTAAGGGCTTTACCGCATGGGTCTGCATTTCTCTCATCTGGTTGTTCTTCGGCTTGGGTATGGTCGGTATCTACCCCATTTGGGAGGCTAGAAAGGGTTTGATGAAGGTTGGAAAGGGTATCGTGACAGATGTCACTAGACAGAACTAG
- a CDS encoding glucosidase has protein sequence MQYGSQSPTLGREPLLASAQNPGMSQRLSESSFTSYDNQSSMSHRVGANSPSGGSYASFSSGNRFGPTAHLNPGPSASVSEAGTLPRGTYTPGQMHDDDDDLDDHLHTFTAAEKKDLSTPFNISSWRGWANALTLAILAGGGVMLFAGYPIISFYYGDNNSSGSNTSGYNLGGINGSGQYPSITGLPSLIDPDTPENVYTRTGFDGNEWTLVFSDEFEKDGRTFFEGDDPFWTGVDLNYWPTGDLEWYDPSAITTADGNLVITITQQPIHDLNFKSGMLQSWNKFCVNKNAYVEFSASLPGTSGIGGFWPGVWTMGNLGRPGYGASTEGMWPYTYDSCDVGILPNQTWLNGTGPEAALTTGSNGGQLSLLPGMRTPSCTCPGEDHPGPDVTVARSAPEIDIIEAQIIISEDRGEVSQSFQTAPFDDYYQWDNTSTSNYKQYDTDLTYWNTYLGGTYQQSVSSLTRVPRDIYYSQPGGGGEFAMFAMEFNSAPGKKEDGYVTWYSDNKTSWTMYADALAANERAGIGRRTIPEEPMALVINLGLSFNFQPVDFDHLTFPNYLRIGYMRVYQRSDSISVGCDPDDYPTADYIAKHAEVYANANLTTWAQAGNSFSKNQLTGC, from the exons ATGCAGTACGGCAGCCAGTCGCCCACTCTAGGCCGTGAACCCCTGCTCGCGTCTGCCCAAAACCCTGGCATGTCCCAGCGTCTCTCTGAATCATCTTTTACTTCATACGATAACCAGTCCAGCATGTCCCACCGTGTCGGCGCAAACTCTCCCTCTGGCGGGTCCTATGCGAGTTTTTCTTCTGGAAACAGGTTTGGTCCCACAGCACATCTCAACCCCGGCCCCAGTGCTAGCGTCAGCGAGGCAGGTACATTGCCTAGGGGCACATATACACCAGGGCAGATGCatgacgacgatgatgatttggaCGATCATCTGCATACTTTTACCGcagctgagaagaaggatctCAGCACGCCGTTTAATATCAGTTcctggagaggatgggccAACGCATTGACTTTGGCCATTTTGGCTGGCGGCGGTGTAATGCTTTTCGCGGGCTACCCAATCATATCGTTCTATTATGGCGACAATAACTCTAGCGGGTCTAACACATCCGGTTACAACCTTGGTGGTATCAACGGCAGTGGACAGTACCCATCTATCACAGGCTTGCCCAGTCTGATTGACCCAGATACACCTGAGAATGTGTACACAAGAACTGGATTCGATGGGAATGAGTGGACGTTGGTATTTTCCGATGAAtttgaaaaggatggaaggacaTTCTTTGAGGGTGACGATCCCTTCTGGACAGGTGTTGATCTCAATTATTGGCCAACTGG TGACCTGGAATGGTACGATCCTTCCGCCATCACTACTGCCGATGGGAATCTAGTCATTACCATCACTCAGCAACCCATCCACGATCTCAACTTCAAATCTGGTATGCTCCAATCTTGGAACAAGTTTTGTGTCAACAAAAATGCCTATGTTGAgttctctgcttctttgCCTGGCACGAGTGGTATTGGGGGCTTCTGGCCTGGTGTCTGGACTATGGGTAACTTGGGACGACCTGGTTACGGTGCCTCTACTGAAGGAATGTGGCC ATACACTTACGACTCTTGTGACGTTGGTATCCTTCCAAACCAAACTTGGCTGAACGGTACAGGCCCAGAGGCCGCACTCACCACTGGTTCCAACGGCGGTCAGCTCTCACTTCTTCCGGGTATGCGTACCCCGTCATGCACGTGTCCGGGCGAAGATCACCCTGGTCCAGACGTTACCGTTGCTCGATCGGCTCCTGAGATTGATATCATCGAAGCGCAGATCATCATTTCCGAAGACCGAGGAGAAGTCTCCCAGTCATTCCAGACCGCACCCTTTGACGACTACTATCAGTGGGACAACACTTCTACAAGCAACTACAAACAGTATGACACTGACTTGACATACTGGAACACATATCTCGGTGGTACATACCAGCAAtctgtctcttctcttACTCGTGTACCCAGGGATATCTATTACAGTCAGCCcggaggtggtggtgaatTTGCCATGTTTGCTATGGAATTCAATTCCGCTCCCGgtaaaaaggaagatggataCGTCACTTGGTACAGCGACAACAAAACGAGTTGGACCATGTATGCGGACGCCCTTGCTGCCAATGAGAGGGCCGGTATCGGAAGGCGAACCATTCCCGAAGAACCTATGGCTCTCGTCATCAACCTCGGTCTTTCGTTCAATTTCCAACCTGTCGACTTTGATCATCTTACTTTCCCCAACTACCTTCGCATTGGTTACATGCGAGTGTACCAACGATCGGACAGTATCTCTGTTGGATGCGACCCTGATG ACTATCCCACTGCAGATTACATTGCCAAACATGCAGAGGTATACGCCAATGCGAATTTGACCACTTGGGCTCAAGCTG GTAATTCTTTCTCAAAGAACCAGTTGACTGGGTGTTAA
- a CDS encoding carboxypeptidase D — protein sequence MWSKVVTVALLAIALGSIIEARDFHNLRGRGSPALATNKEAKKEVLTTRQSKTKDKCHARPERCPEMKRFYNEQTSEFFVESLPDVPFDLGEIYSGLIPIDYGNQSEALFFVFQPKLGECSDDLTIWLNGGPGCSSLIGFFQENGLWTWQPGTYAPVINPYSWVNLTNMLWVEQPIGTGFSIGTPKATTEEEIAQDFIKWFKNFQDIFGIKNYKIYVSGESYAGRYVPYIGAAMLDQQDKTYYDLSGALVYDPAIGETIFVQEQIPTYPFVEANANLFNFDKTTMAELKELHETCGYQDYIDRYLKFPPTENQPHLYYDYFDYDNATCGIFDKVLAKASRINPCFDIYAINQMCPLLWDILGTPTQLDYAPGGIYFNRSDVKASIHAPSHIDWTACATQPVFVGGEDGPQSRGDVSLDPIQKVLPQVIEATNRVLISNGDFDYVILTNGTLLSIQNMTWNGQLGFQSAPNEDIVIDIIDTQWSSVYEANYREGYPGAQGVMGIQHYERGLMWAETFQSGHMQPQFQPRSAYRHLQWLLGHIDKL from the exons ATGTGGTCCAAGGTAGTAACAGTCGCCTTGTTGGCTATCGCTTTGGGATCAATCATAGAAGCCAGAGACTTCCATAACCTGCGTGGTCGAGGATCTCCCGCTCTTGCCACAAACAAGGAGGCTAAAAAAGAGGTTCTCACTACTCGGCAGTCGAAAACTAAGGACAAATGCCATGCACGTCCGGAGAGGTGTCCAGAAATGAAGAGGTTTTATAATGAACAAACTTCCG AATTCTTCGTTGAATCACTTCCTGATGTCCCGTTCGACCTTGGTGAGATCTACAGCGGTCTCATACCTATAGACTACGGCAACCAGTCCGAAgccctcttctttgttttCCAGCCGAAGTTGGGAGAATGCTCTGACGATCTTACAATTTGGCTCAACGGTGGTCCCGGATGTAGTTCTCTAATAGGTTTCTTCCAAGAAAACGGTTTATGGACTTGGCAACCTGGAACGTATGCACCTGTTATTAACCCTTACTCTTGGGTAAATTTGACCAACATGCTCTG GGTCGAGCAACCTATTGGCACTGGGTTCTCAATCGGTACACCTAAGGCAACaaccgaagaagagattgccCAGGACTTTATCAAATGGTTCAAGAACTTCCAGGATATCTTTGGAATAAAAAACTATAAAATTTATGTCAGTGGAGAATCATATGCGGGTCGGTATGTACCTTATATCGGCGCGGCAATGTTGGACCAGCAAGACAAAACATATTACGATCTTTCTG GGGCCCTGGTCTACGACCCTGCTATTGGTGAAACCATCTTTGTGCAAGAACAGATTCCCACTTATCCTTTCGTCGAAGCCAATGCCAACCTTTTCAACTTCGACAAAACTACCATGGCTGAATTGAAGGAGCTTCATGAGACCTGCGGCTACCAGGACTATATCGACAGATACTTGAAGTTTCCTCCGACTGAAAACCAACCCCATTTATATTACGACTACTTCGATTACGACAACGCAACGTGCGGAATCTTCGATAAAGTGTTGGCGAAGGCTTCGCGGATCAATCCTTGTTTCGACATTTATGCAATT AATCAAATGTGCCCTCTCTTGTGGGACATTCTCGGTACGCCTACTCAGCTCGACTATGCCCCTGGTGGCATCTACTTTAACAGATCCGACGTTAAAGCCTCTATCCACGCTCCCAGTCATATTGACTGGACCGCTTGTGCAACTCAGCCGGTCTTTGTTGGAGGCGAAGATGGGCCTCAAAGTAGAGGAGACGTGTCATTAGATCCTATTCAAAAGGTCTTGCCGCAAGTTATCGAGGCTACGAATAGGGTCTTGATCAGTAATGGTGATTTCG ATTACGTTATTCTCACCAATGgcacccttctttccatccaaAATATGACTTGGAATGGGCAGCTTGGGTTCCAATCTGCCCCCAACGAAGATATCGTTATCGATATTATCGACACACAATGGTCATCTGTTTATGAGGCCAACTACCGCGAGGGATATCCAGGTGCTCAAGGCGTAATGGGTATTCAG CACTACGAGCGAGGTCTTATGTGGGCTGAAACTTTTCAGTCAGGTCACATGCAGCCTCAGTTCCAACCACGATCTGCTTATAGGCACCTGCAGTGGCTCCTTGGTCATATAGACAAACTCTAA
- a CDS encoding alkylbase DNA N-glycosylase, with the protein MPPSAYPQTRPKPLLNVDSDPASWLNFSLPPRVRSGAGVPGSGVPGPPRRSRKGGEGWRGGVLSREKYLNASFKFVLKPNEALSYGAHFADPDISLHWPNILQILVPTFSALSVAQGYVSESHAEDGYKSHDLEEMGEEAAERRRRMEEEKRGRMCPICLGKPVAGRMTKCGHIFCFPCILHYIQLSDIPKSAKCPICGDMVQSSALKSVKYLDAEAMLEASPHSANDAFEASLEEAKRLDSGDRHDKGHRLHMRLVQRPQMTTLALPSSSTWPSDAVPPHTAPWYFLPDIITYSRYMLATPEYMDKELEREMTELRREWDLLRGDELGRVFVKAAMDKVERQMNKVKEELETDFVRRSERKGREAWGSAVGGDKEKKQQQRERERKEQERIEREKQQGIGPVPVEFLANQQTTFDNSANINIPPNLPVEPNPMPLMLRDKKSRRRLSAVPPPQSVPPAPSYYFYQSSLGANVFLHPLDIRMLLAHFGSYNLFPSNMTFETTGYDPGTINDDLRKRCKYLSHLPLGSEVVFVETNLADLVSSTILAQFEQPLKARRQKRRDKVRKEDRAKQKWERAERSKTVEELQSVRSVPSAFVRGGVEEDRELELALARSAVEFEQNFPMAYPQPGMASSPPRSNVWGQSPIQTQSEDQQVQPRSFATALHQRYDPSLSRSRREVDPEVDALWQQFESMDVHLEPGMTADVGAGTGTGAGAGVRESERGGGKKKKEKGKKLILGGGGRRA; encoded by the exons ATGCCGCCCTCAGCCTATCCTCAAACCCGCCCCAAACCTCTTCTTAACGTGGATTCCGACCCAGCGTCATGGCTGaacttctctcttccgccaCGCGTAAGATCAGGTGCAGGTGTCCCCGGCTCCGGCGTCCCTGGTCCACCACGCAGGAGCAGAAAAGGTGGGGAGGGCTGGAGAGGTGGGGTACTGAGTAGGGAAAAGTATCTCAATGCTTCATTTAAATTCGTCTTGAAGCCGAACGAAGCGTTATCATATGGAGCGCATTTCGCTGATCCAGACAT ATCATTACACTGGCCCAACATACTGCAGATTCTCGTCCCGACGTTCAGCGCGCTCTCAGTAGCTCAAGGGTATGTATCCGAGTCGCATGCTGAAGATGGTTATAAATCACAtgatttggaggagatgggcgAGGAAGCAGCAGAGCGACGGCGgcgaatggaagaggagaagcggGGAAGGATGTGCCCTATTTGCTTGGGCAAGCCAGTGGCAGGGAGGATGACCAAATGTGGTCAT ATCTTCTGCTTTCCATGTATTCTACACTATATTCAACTCTCTGACATCCCGAAATCTGCGAAATGCCCGATATGTGGAGATATGGTCCAGTCAAGTGCGCTCAAAAGTGTAAAATATCTCGACGCAGAGGCGATGTTGGAGGCTTCCCCGCATTCCGCCAATGACGCCTTTGAGGCTTCACTCGAAGAAGCCAAGAGGCTAGATTCAGGAGATCGGCATGACAAAGGGCATCGACTTCACATGCGCTTGGTCCAACGTCCCCAGATGACTACCCTTGCTttgccttcctcttccacctgGCCGTCCGACGCTGTGCCGCCACATACGGCACCGTGGTATTTCTTGCCCGATATCATCACCTACAGCCGGTACATGCTGGCTACACCTGAGTATATGGACAAGGAACTAGAACGAGAGATGACAGAGCTGAGGAGAGAGTGGGACCTGTTAAGAGGGGATGAGCTGGGAAGGGTGTTTGTCAAGGCTGCGATGGACAAGGTTGAGCGGCAGATGAACaaggtgaaagaagagcttgagacGGATTTCGTTAGAAGATCTGAGAGAAAGGGGAGAGAAGCCTGGGGTTCGGCGGTTGGTGGTgataaggaaaagaaacagcagcagagggagagggaaaggaaagagcaaGAACGGATTGAGCGAGAGAAACAGCAAGGCATCGGGCCGGTACCTGTGGAATTCCTTGCAAACCAACAAACCACATTTGACAACTCTGCCAATATAAATATTCCTCCAAATCTACCTGTCGAGCCGAACCCGATGCCGCTCATGCTTCGAGATAAAAAATCTCGTCGCCGACTTAGCGCCGTCCCGCCTCCCCAGTCTGTCCCTCCTGCTCCGTCATACTACTTTTATCAGTCCTCTCTTGGCGCAAATGTTTTTTTGCATCCACTCGACATCCGTATGTTGCTCGCCCACTTTGGGTCGTACaatcttttcccttccaacaTGACCTTTGAAACAACAGGTTATGATCCAGGGACGATTAACGACGATCTCCGCAAACGATGCAAATACCTCTCTCACCTCCCTCTCGGCTCTGAAGTCGTCTTTGTCGAAACCAACCTGGCTGACCTTGTTTCCTCTACCATTCTGGCCCAATTCGAGCAACCTCTTAAAGCGCGTCGACAAAAACGCAGAGACAAGGTGCGCAAGGAAGATCGGGCGAAACAAAAGTGGGAAAGAGCCGAACGGTCAAAAACGGTAGAGGAGTTACAGAGCGTGAGGAGCGTACCAAGCGCATTTGTGCGCGGcggggtggaagaggataggGAGTTGGAGTTGGCACTGGCAAGGTCGGCTGTGGAGTTTGAGCAGAATTTCCCGATGGCGTATCCCCAGCCCGGGATGGCGTCTTCGCCGCCTCGATCAAATGTTTGGGGTCAGTCCCCGATCCAAACCCAGAGCGAGGATCAGCAAGTCCAACCAAGGAGTTTTGCAACAGCCCTTCATCAGAGGTATGACCCTTCCCTATCAAGGTCGAGGAGGGAGGTCGATCCCGAAGTGGATGCGTTATGGCAGCAGTTTGAGTCGATGGATGTACATTTGGAGCCGGGCATGACTGCGGATGTGGGCGCGGGTACCGGAACAGGTGCAGGTGCAGGTGTGAGAGAGAGTGAGAGAGggggtgggaagaagaagaaggaaaaagggaaaaagctGATTTTAGGTGGGGGTGGACGTCGGGCGTGA
- a CDS encoding transcription factor has translation MEGFDLPMSFGKKSKAGNTNLKAKVENTKRADIPTVVKEEKAEREVLVPSTSTTGRDAEADEEDNDEKIGPMPPSTTGKRKAEEESDTSDDEQEAEEEVDKLPISHEIILKDHTKVVSALAVDPSGARIATGSHDYDTKLWDFGGMDHRLKPFKSFEANGNYYVHDLSYSPDGQQLLVISGTVQPKVFNRNGEDEMEFNKGDVYLRDMKNTNGHTAEINAGAWHPTDKSIFLTCSNDSTLRIWDATNKRKQKQVIVVKSKERGARTKVTACAWSPDGKWIAGACLDGTLHIWDTSSNFARPKYSCENAHPKNTETTGVAFSRDGLRVATRGGDDTVKRHVVWDIRSIRNPLAVAKNLDNLYPETNLIFSPDDTQILTGTAAPKGQKGGLLFLNSKDLKEERRIAIGEGSVVRVLWHSRINQIFATLSTGGVHVLYSPHLSIHGALLPLSKLPKTAPRDPSFSTVDLKPVIYTPDALPMYQEQGHRESLHQKEKRAKKMKPMEPVSGVGRAGRLGASETQSFVHSMYPETLKFEDPREALLKYANREEQEKKKQEM, from the exons ATGGAGGGCTTCGACCTTCCAATGAGCTTTGGCAAAAAATCAAAGGCAGGAAACACGAACCTCAAGGCAAAAGTGGAGAACACGAAGCGAGCAGACATACCAACggtggtgaaagaagagaaggctgaAAGAGAAGTACTAGTGCCTTCAACATCCACAACAGGGAGGGACGCCGAGGCcgacgaggaagacaaTGACGAGAAGATTGGGCCCATGCCGCCATCTACGACTGGAAAGCGtaaggcggaggaggagagtgatacgagtgatgatgagcaagaagcagaagaagaggttgataAGTTACCTATCTCGCACGAAATTATCCTGAAAGATCACACAAAA GTCGTCTCTGCCCTTGCGGTCGACCCTTCTGGTGCCCGTATCGCTACCGGTTCGCATGATTATGATACAAAGCTCTGGGATTTCGGCGGCATGGACCATCGCTTAAAGCCCTTCAAAAGTTTTGAAGCGAATGGGAATTATTAT GTTCATGATTTGTCATACTCTCCTGATGGCCAACAACTCCTTGTCATCTCGGGAACTGTGCAGCCAAAAGTTTTTAACCGTAATGGTGAAGACGA GATGGAGTTCAACAAAGGTGACGTCTATCTGCGAGATATGAAGAATACCAA TGGACATACTGCCGAAATCAATGCTGGTGCTTGGCATCCTACAGACaaatccatcttcctcacctGCTCCAACGACTCTACACTGAGAATTTGGGACGCAACAAATAAACGAAAGCAGAAACAGGTCATCGTTGTTAAATCCAAAGAACGTGGTGCTCGAACTAAAGTGACGGCCTGCGCTTGGAGCCCAGATGGTAAATGGATCGCTGGGG CTTGTTTGGATGGGACATTGCACATTTGGGATACTTCATCAAATTTTGCACGACCGAAATACTCTTGCGAGAATGCCCATCCAAAGAACACTGAGACGACTGGCGTCGCCTTCTCCAGGGATGGGCTCAGAGTTGCTACTCGAGGGGGGGACGATACCGTTAAGCGTCA TGTAGTTTGGGACATCCGCTCAATTCGAAATCCCCTTGCTGTCGCTAAAAATCTTGACAACCTCTACCCTGAAAcaaatctcatcttctcccctgACGATACCCAAATCCTCACCGGTACTGCTGCTCCCAAGGGCCAAAAAGGCGGGTTGTTATTTTTGAATAGCAAAGAcctgaaagaagagcgtcGAATCGCTAtcggagaaggaagtgtAGTGAGAGTTTTGTGGCATTCACGTATCAACCAAATCTTTGCCACTCTCTCCACAGGCGGTGTTCACGTTCTCTACTCCCCTCATTTATCTATCCACGGTGCCCTACTCCCACTTTCCAAACTCCCGAAAACCGCGCCGCGCGACCCGTCCTTCTCCACTGTCGATCTTAAACCTGTCATCTATACCCCTGATGCTTTGCCGATGTATCAGGAACAAGGCCATAGGGAGAGTCTGCaccagaaggagaagagggcgaagaagatgaagccgATGGAACCTGTTAGTGGTGTGGGTAGGGCAGGAAGGCTGGGAGCGAGTGAAACGCAGAGCTTTGTGCATAGCATGTACCCCGAGACGCTCAAATTTGAGGAT CCGAGAGAAGCGTTGCTCAAGTACGCGAACAGGGAAGaacaggagaagaagaaacaagaGATGTAG